The following proteins come from a genomic window of Edaphobacter sp. 4G125:
- a CDS encoding outer membrane protein assembly factor BamD encodes MKKAVVASLLAVASVASCARIAVAQTPADTGSNAQSGVQLAPAEYNAYTAAIGQSTPQTQAPALESFLQTYPQSKVKEDVLQRLMLAYSSFDPAKTLDAADRLLQVDPNNIRALTFESYFRLQNAEKLTDATAKQAELDKAAESGQKGLDAPKPASLGDADFAKLKEAAAPVFHRAIATAALNKKDSATAVTQLKQSLSSVPVDQTKTPGPLLQDTYTLAQAYYQSTPPDLLNCTWYAARAASFAPEPYKSQMMPLAKYCYKKYHGADDGFDAVATASQQSLEPPADFASTVKPAPKPEDIVKQVIASTPDLATLAVSDKEFILQNGSADDAAKVWDTIKGKSVQFPDTTVVSVSDTALQVAVSDDAVQSKTADFTFNLTAPLKTPPAVGDKVTVTGTYDSFTPKPLMITMSNGAVVEPKKAPAKPTPAHRAPRRR; translated from the coding sequence ATGAAGAAGGCAGTGGTTGCGTCTCTCCTGGCGGTCGCTAGCGTTGCATCGTGTGCGCGTATTGCGGTTGCACAAACCCCGGCAGATACCGGGTCTAACGCGCAGTCGGGCGTTCAATTAGCCCCGGCGGAATACAATGCTTATACAGCGGCCATTGGGCAGAGCACACCGCAGACGCAGGCTCCTGCACTGGAGTCCTTCCTGCAGACCTACCCGCAGTCTAAGGTGAAGGAAGATGTTCTGCAGCGCCTCATGCTGGCCTACAGTTCCTTCGATCCGGCTAAGACGCTCGATGCTGCTGACCGGCTTTTGCAGGTGGATCCCAATAACATCCGCGCCCTTACCTTCGAGTCGTACTTCCGTTTGCAGAACGCTGAAAAGCTGACTGACGCAACGGCGAAGCAGGCTGAGCTAGATAAGGCTGCTGAATCCGGCCAGAAGGGGTTGGACGCGCCCAAGCCTGCCAGTTTAGGTGATGCGGATTTTGCCAAGCTCAAGGAAGCGGCTGCGCCTGTCTTTCACCGCGCCATTGCAACAGCAGCTTTGAATAAGAAGGACTCTGCAACGGCGGTCACGCAACTGAAGCAGAGCCTTTCCAGTGTTCCGGTCGACCAGACAAAGACCCCTGGTCCGCTCTTGCAGGACACCTATACTCTCGCTCAGGCGTACTACCAGTCCACTCCTCCGGATTTGTTGAACTGCACATGGTATGCAGCGCGAGCAGCATCGTTTGCTCCCGAGCCCTACAAGTCGCAGATGATGCCCCTGGCCAAATACTGCTACAAGAAGTACCACGGCGCAGACGACGGCTTTGATGCAGTCGCGACAGCCTCGCAGCAAAGCCTTGAACCGCCGGCAGACTTTGCCAGCACGGTTAAGCCTGCTCCGAAGCCTGAAGATATCGTGAAGCAGGTGATCGCAAGTACTCCTGATCTGGCAACTCTGGCAGTTTCCGACAAGGAGTTTATCCTCCAAAACGGAAGCGCGGATGATGCTGCCAAGGTGTGGGACACCATCAAGGGCAAGTCGGTCCAGTTTCCGGATACGACCGTAGTTTCGGTCTCTGACACCGCGCTTCAGGTCGCCGTTTCTGACGATGCTGTTCAATCCAAGACTGCGGACTTTACCTTCAACCTGACTGCTCCTCTCAAGACGCCTCCTGCAGTAGGAGACAAGGTCACAGTCACTGGAACCTATGATTCCTTTACCCCCAAACCACTCATGATCACGATGAGCAACGGAGCTGTCGTTGAGCCGAAGAAGGCTCCAGCGAAACCGACGCCTGCCCACCGTGCTCCCCGTCGACGCTAA
- a CDS encoding DUF817 domain-containing protein — MLSYTRTRFHEVRLRLEHHVPTSRLNAFLWEFFLFGFKQAWACLFGGIILGLVLVTKIYWPPHASLARYDFLFLAALLVQFVLLAFRMETIREAKVILVFHIVGTLMELFKTSVGSWTYPEHNLIRIGHIPLFSGFMYSSVGSYLARTTRILDMRYTHYPNKKFTLVLAALIYLNFFTHHFLPDMRALLFLLVAIAFGRTWVYYRPYRRIHRMPLLLGFCLVAFFIWIAENVGTFATIWVYPHQQNGWHFVHFEKYGAWFLLMIISFILVSFVHPPRAPVEKELSGESLLLDSEA, encoded by the coding sequence ATGCTCAGCTACACCAGAACTCGCTTTCACGAAGTTCGATTACGCCTTGAGCATCACGTTCCAACAAGCAGGCTCAACGCTTTTCTCTGGGAGTTCTTCCTCTTCGGATTCAAACAAGCGTGGGCCTGTCTCTTTGGCGGGATCATTCTCGGCCTCGTGTTAGTAACAAAAATCTACTGGCCTCCTCATGCAAGTCTTGCACGATATGACTTCTTGTTTCTTGCTGCACTTTTGGTCCAATTCGTTCTGCTTGCTTTCAGGATGGAAACGATTCGGGAGGCCAAAGTCATATTGGTCTTTCATATTGTGGGTACATTGATGGAGCTTTTTAAAACCTCCGTAGGCTCCTGGACCTATCCCGAACACAACCTCATCCGAATCGGACATATCCCTCTCTTCTCCGGCTTCATGTACTCATCGGTTGGCAGCTATCTGGCCCGAACCACTCGCATTTTAGACATGCGATATACACATTACCCAAATAAAAAGTTCACCCTGGTTTTGGCCGCTCTTATCTACTTAAATTTCTTCACGCATCACTTTCTACCAGATATGCGCGCTTTACTTTTTCTTCTTGTAGCAATTGCCTTTGGACGCACCTGGGTTTATTACCGCCCATATCGAAGGATTCATCGCATGCCTTTGCTATTGGGGTTCTGCCTCGTCGCTTTCTTCATTTGGATAGCTGAAAATGTGGGAACCTTCGCCACCATATGGGTCTACCCTCATCAGCAAAATGGCTGGCATTTCGTCCACTTTGAGAAATATGGTGCTTGGTTTCTCCTTATGATCATCAGCTTTATTCTGGTTTCTTTTGTTCATCCGCCGCGTGCTCCAGTAGAGAAGGAACTCTCGGGCGAATCGCTTCTCTTGGATTCAGAGGCGTGA
- a CDS encoding RrF2 family transcriptional regulator, producing MANSERFQLGVRVLAVLAAASEGRMTSAEIAEELHESPVMVRRTFLLLHKAGLIEQRKGPNGGARLKLPPKQIGLGDVFQATAGDWLSMEDKALTGLLKKLREDAVEAMNDHSLAGVVKRLKKGK from the coding sequence GTGGCAAACAGCGAGCGGTTTCAGTTGGGTGTAAGAGTGTTGGCAGTCCTGGCCGCGGCGTCAGAAGGCCGGATGACCTCGGCTGAGATCGCCGAAGAGCTACACGAGAGTCCTGTGATGGTGCGGCGCACGTTTCTGCTGCTCCATAAAGCGGGACTGATCGAACAGCGCAAAGGGCCCAACGGTGGAGCAAGGCTCAAGCTGCCTCCCAAGCAGATCGGGCTGGGAGACGTGTTCCAGGCCACGGCAGGGGACTGGCTCTCAATGGAAGACAAAGCCCTCACCGGATTGCTGAAGAAGTTGCGGGAAGATGCGGTGGAGGCGATGAACGACCACTCGCTGGCCGGTGTGGTGAAGCGGCTGAAGAAGGGGAAATAG
- a CDS encoding GNAT family N-acetyltransferase, giving the protein MEFKSASSSDFPEIVALTNLAFRGGVGWTVESKYIEGERISQKTLEENLSKHSDALLMIYRDETNGRLLGSVWLEPKHDGLWYMGLLAVQPDQQGQQLGRKMVEASENAVRQKGGRRIRISVVNVRQRLIAWYERRGYVRTGELEPFPYGDERVGKPLRDDLEFVMMEKGL; this is encoded by the coding sequence ATGGAATTCAAATCTGCTTCTTCTTCGGATTTTCCTGAGATCGTTGCGTTGACGAACCTCGCCTTTCGAGGTGGAGTTGGATGGACGGTAGAGAGCAAGTACATCGAAGGCGAACGAATCAGTCAGAAGACCCTGGAGGAGAACCTCTCGAAGCATTCCGATGCGTTGCTGATGATCTATCGGGATGAGACGAACGGAAGATTACTGGGATCGGTCTGGCTGGAGCCGAAGCATGATGGTCTCTGGTACATGGGGCTGCTGGCAGTTCAACCTGATCAGCAAGGACAGCAGCTAGGCCGAAAGATGGTAGAAGCCTCGGAGAATGCTGTACGGCAAAAAGGCGGCAGACGTATACGCATCTCCGTCGTGAACGTCCGGCAGAGGCTGATTGCATGGTACGAGCGCCGTGGATATGTAAGAACCGGAGAGCTGGAGCCGTTTCCGTATGGTGATGAACGAGTAGGGAAACCTCTACGAGACGATCTGGAGTTCGTGATGATGGAAAAGGGCTTGTAA
- a CDS encoding TIGR00282 family metallophosphoesterase, which yields MNILFVGDVFGSAGRHIVREHLPHVLETNSVDLLVINGENAAGGFGITPSIAEEIFDMGAHVITTGNHIWDKREIFEYMTVPADSHERSRRIIRPANYAVGTPGFGFYQGELPDGQQYAVMNLQGRVFMSSCDDPFRKADELLSQITAKVVLLDIHAETTSEKVALGWYLDGRITAVLGTHTHIPTADARVLPNGTAFITDVGMSGPYDSVIGVETELVLNRFLTGMPGKFEAAKGNPKMCAVLIGCDGATGRAHSIQQIILGE from the coding sequence GTGAACATCCTTTTCGTCGGCGACGTCTTCGGCTCTGCCGGTCGCCACATCGTACGCGAGCACCTTCCACACGTTCTCGAAACCAACTCCGTCGACCTGCTCGTCATCAATGGCGAGAACGCCGCCGGTGGCTTCGGTATTACCCCCTCCATCGCCGAAGAGATCTTCGATATGGGAGCCCACGTCATCACCACCGGCAACCATATCTGGGACAAGCGCGAGATCTTTGAGTACATGACCGTTCCGGCCGACTCGCACGAGCGCAGCCGACGCATCATCCGCCCCGCCAACTATGCCGTCGGAACACCCGGTTTCGGCTTCTACCAGGGCGAGCTTCCTGATGGACAGCAGTATGCCGTCATGAATCTTCAGGGCCGCGTCTTCATGTCCTCCTGCGACGACCCCTTTCGCAAGGCGGACGAACTTCTCAGCCAGATCACAGCAAAGGTTGTCCTGCTCGACATCCACGCCGAGACCACCAGCGAAAAAGTTGCGCTTGGCTGGTATCTCGATGGTCGCATCACCGCGGTCCTCGGGACTCACACCCACATCCCCACAGCCGATGCTCGCGTTCTTCCTAACGGCACAGCCTTCATCACTGATGTAGGGATGTCCGGCCCCTACGACTCCGTGATTGGCGTCGAGACCGAGCTTGTCCTCAACCGCTTCCTTACAGGAATGCCGGGAAAGTTCGAGGCCGCCAAAGGTAACCCAAAGATGTGCGCTGTCCTCATCGGTTGCGATGGAGCTACGGGCCGCGCGCACTCCATTCAGCAAATCATTTTGGGCGAGTAA
- the smc gene encoding chromosome segregation protein SMC, giving the protein MLKLKKVQILGFKSFCDRTEVQLSGEGIAAIVGPNGCGKSNISDAITWVLGEQSAKSLRGVKMEDVIFAGTRDRKPTGMAEVSLTLVDPEVYDGTSLSPDGPEVVITDEHPAEQMANTTDWDEAALRQQHAQETDDAVAEAQPGTVIEGEATEAPVGGVEAGNNNVVLKIRRRKFNRAPVRAGELTITRRLFRSGDSEYLLNGKICRLRDIQDIFMGTGLGGESYAIIGQERIGQLLSSKPLDRRSIIEEAAGITRFKTKKRLAELRLESAKQNLARVNDIFEEVTRQMATLKRQAAKAERYGALRDELRTRLRVVLASRMAQLDTEQTATNEKIAALAAQIDAQGATLEQMDAEHTTGVNRGYELDQQIREAGARANQSAVELERITARTASNADRIAELTQRLTSGTEELAQAREQLTSLAGELEQHKNFLENATTEAASSRQAAQQQQNEAQEAVRGLQAVEQQAEQNRRQTLQLVQRASQTRNEEAQAAAALASLEQEAQRLERESETARQELETLGLQRGQVKISFESVTERLKRLEAEIAELRLQIDARRKEESENKRRGDQLRGELATLHGRRNSLEGLIRDHSYSTETVRNIFKSSTAAQSGNMAPIGTLADFLEVEGKYESVVDEFLRDELNYIVVKSWDAANAGMHLLQTDVAGRATFLVHPNDAQANFSFTEGMESEAAVQTAQIEGVVPLRECVRVLDGFGKSLEVILPKLREGYVAPDSYTARSLALSNPHAFFLAPTGETFHNVTVTGGRARAQGPLALKRELTEVQQKIEQTEQALAQADLHTADLQRQIAEQTSAIDTKTQERREAEREAANSGAALRQMESETARIERRLQEWTLSTERNRDARNQKTELIGRRQQEAATFEAERAGLEQALTNLQAQLDELRGRREQLQQAAAEASASLAGLEERRRNAQANFDQTSRLYNSQNQRIQQVEQQLSAAGAEKLRREEETSSLAAQHTELSETKATAIAEGARLTEEANQLRATMNELDQKLRTLRHETEALREERATHTARAAKLASDIEHIEATCLNDLAVEAAALRADEGIARIDGDALHEEEETSRALKQRLESMGPVNMMALEEYNETTQRHSFLETQRKDLLDSIENTQASIKEIDEISKQKFNEAFGVINENFSVTFSKLFGGGQAFMKLTDAENSAESGIDIVASPPGKKLQNILLLSGGEKALTALSLLVGIFQFQPAPFCILDEVDAPLDETNVGRFAKLIADMSASTQFVVITHSKRTMAQADIIYGVTMQEPGVSKVVSVNLNRRDENTTRRAVA; this is encoded by the coding sequence TTGCTCAAACTTAAGAAAGTCCAGATTCTCGGATTCAAATCGTTTTGCGACCGCACAGAGGTTCAACTCTCTGGTGAAGGCATTGCGGCCATTGTCGGCCCTAACGGCTGCGGCAAATCGAACATCTCAGACGCGATCACGTGGGTTCTGGGAGAGCAGTCGGCGAAGAGCCTGCGCGGCGTAAAAATGGAAGACGTGATCTTCGCAGGAACGAGAGATCGTAAGCCGACAGGAATGGCCGAGGTCTCTCTAACGCTCGTTGATCCTGAGGTCTATGACGGGACAAGCCTTTCTCCGGATGGGCCAGAGGTAGTGATCACCGACGAACATCCCGCCGAGCAGATGGCCAACACTACCGATTGGGATGAGGCGGCTCTACGTCAACAGCACGCGCAGGAGACGGACGACGCTGTTGCTGAAGCACAGCCAGGTACGGTGATCGAAGGCGAGGCCACTGAAGCTCCCGTAGGAGGCGTAGAGGCGGGCAACAACAACGTTGTTCTGAAGATTCGTCGCCGGAAGTTCAATCGCGCTCCTGTACGTGCGGGAGAGCTAACCATCACGCGCCGCCTGTTCCGCTCTGGAGACTCGGAGTATCTGCTGAATGGCAAGATCTGCCGTCTGCGCGATATTCAGGACATCTTTATGGGAACGGGCCTCGGCGGCGAGTCCTACGCCATCATCGGCCAGGAGCGAATCGGGCAGTTGCTCAGCTCGAAGCCGCTGGATCGCCGAAGCATTATCGAAGAAGCTGCGGGGATTACGCGCTTCAAGACCAAGAAGCGTTTGGCGGAGCTGCGCCTGGAGTCTGCAAAGCAGAACCTTGCGCGCGTCAATGACATCTTCGAAGAGGTCACACGGCAGATGGCTACCCTGAAGCGTCAGGCAGCCAAGGCGGAACGTTACGGCGCACTTCGCGATGAACTGCGCACGCGGCTTCGGGTTGTGCTGGCTAGCCGTATGGCTCAGCTCGATACGGAACAGACTGCAACCAACGAGAAGATTGCTGCATTGGCCGCGCAGATCGATGCTCAGGGCGCGACGTTAGAACAGATGGACGCGGAACACACCACAGGTGTGAATCGCGGCTATGAGCTCGATCAGCAGATTCGTGAGGCGGGCGCGCGCGCCAATCAGTCAGCAGTCGAGCTAGAGCGGATTACCGCACGCACGGCATCGAACGCGGACCGCATTGCCGAGCTGACGCAGAGGCTTACCTCGGGCACGGAAGAGCTTGCCCAGGCACGCGAGCAGTTAACTTCGCTGGCGGGAGAGCTGGAGCAGCACAAGAATTTTCTGGAGAACGCGACCACGGAGGCCGCTTCTTCTCGGCAGGCTGCACAGCAGCAGCAAAACGAAGCGCAGGAGGCGGTACGGGGCCTTCAGGCAGTAGAACAACAGGCCGAACAGAATCGGCGGCAGACATTGCAGCTGGTTCAGCGTGCCTCTCAGACTCGAAATGAAGAGGCTCAGGCGGCGGCAGCGCTTGCCAGCCTGGAGCAGGAAGCCCAACGCCTGGAGCGAGAGTCTGAGACTGCCCGGCAGGAGTTGGAGACTCTGGGGCTGCAAAGGGGACAGGTCAAGATCTCCTTTGAGTCGGTGACGGAGCGACTGAAGCGTCTCGAGGCAGAGATCGCGGAACTGCGACTCCAGATCGATGCGCGACGCAAGGAAGAGAGCGAGAACAAGCGGAGAGGAGACCAGCTTCGCGGCGAGTTGGCCACGCTCCACGGACGGCGCAACTCTCTTGAGGGATTGATCCGCGACCACAGCTATTCCACGGAGACCGTTCGGAACATCTTCAAATCGAGCACAGCTGCGCAGTCCGGCAATATGGCCCCGATTGGCACGCTTGCGGACTTTCTGGAGGTCGAAGGCAAGTACGAGAGCGTAGTCGACGAGTTTCTGCGCGATGAGCTGAACTACATCGTCGTCAAGAGCTGGGACGCGGCGAACGCAGGAATGCATCTTCTACAGACTGATGTCGCCGGAAGGGCAACTTTCCTGGTCCATCCCAATGATGCACAGGCGAACTTCTCCTTTACTGAAGGCATGGAGAGCGAAGCGGCTGTTCAAACAGCACAGATCGAAGGCGTTGTGCCGCTACGGGAATGCGTCCGAGTGCTGGACGGTTTTGGAAAATCCCTGGAGGTGATCCTGCCTAAGTTGCGGGAGGGTTACGTTGCTCCGGATTCCTATACGGCGCGCAGCCTTGCACTTTCCAATCCGCATGCTTTCTTCCTTGCCCCAACGGGAGAGACGTTTCATAACGTTACGGTGACGGGTGGACGGGCACGTGCCCAGGGTCCGCTGGCTCTAAAACGTGAATTGACGGAAGTACAACAGAAGATTGAGCAGACGGAGCAGGCACTAGCCCAAGCGGACCTGCATACGGCCGATTTGCAGCGCCAAATCGCAGAACAGACCTCAGCCATTGACACGAAGACACAGGAGAGGCGAGAGGCAGAGCGCGAGGCAGCAAACTCTGGTGCGGCGTTGCGTCAGATGGAGTCGGAGACAGCACGGATTGAACGACGACTACAGGAGTGGACTCTCTCGACGGAGCGGAATCGCGATGCCCGCAATCAGAAGACCGAGTTGATTGGACGTCGACAACAGGAAGCTGCCACTTTTGAAGCTGAGCGGGCCGGACTGGAGCAGGCGCTAACGAATCTCCAGGCGCAGCTCGATGAGCTTCGTGGACGCCGAGAACAGCTGCAACAGGCAGCAGCGGAGGCTTCTGCCTCTCTGGCAGGGCTGGAAGAGCGTCGCCGCAATGCGCAGGCGAACTTCGACCAGACATCGCGCCTTTACAACAGCCAGAATCAGCGCATTCAGCAGGTGGAGCAGCAACTGTCGGCTGCGGGAGCGGAGAAGCTGCGGCGTGAAGAAGAGACCAGCAGCCTGGCCGCGCAACATACGGAGCTCTCTGAGACAAAGGCTACCGCCATTGCCGAGGGCGCACGACTCACCGAAGAAGCCAATCAGCTTCGCGCGACCATGAATGAACTGGATCAGAAGCTGCGAACGCTGCGACATGAGACAGAGGCTCTTCGGGAAGAGCGAGCCACCCACACGGCACGGGCCGCAAAACTTGCCTCGGACATCGAACATATTGAGGCCACCTGTCTGAATGATCTGGCGGTGGAAGCGGCTGCGCTTCGAGCAGACGAGGGCATCGCGCGCATCGATGGCGATGCCCTGCACGAGGAAGAAGAAACTTCGCGGGCACTGAAGCAGAGACTGGAATCGATGGGTCCTGTCAACATGATGGCGCTTGAGGAGTACAACGAGACGACTCAACGTCATAGCTTCCTAGAGACACAGCGAAAAGACCTGCTGGACTCCATCGAAAATACGCAGGCTTCCATTAAGGAGATCGACGAAATCTCGAAGCAAAAGTTCAACGAAGCTTTCGGGGTCATCAACGAAAACTTCTCCGTTACCTTCTCGAAGCTCTTCGGCGGCGGACAGGCCTTTATGAAACTGACGGACGCGGAGAACTCGGCCGAGAGTGGTATCGACATTGTGGCCTCGCCTCCAGGAAAGAAGCTCCAGAACATTCTTCTGCTCTCGGGTGGTGAAAAGGCGCTGACGGCACTTTCTCTGCTCGTGGGTATCTTCCAGTTCCAGCCGGCGCCGTTCTGCATCCTGGACGAGGTCGACGCACCTCTAGACGAGACCAACGTGGGCCGTTTTGCCAAACTCATTGCGGACATGAGCGCCAGCACGCAGTTTGTCGTGATCACTCACAGCAAGCGGACGATGGCACAAGCCGACATCATCTACGGAGTCACGATGCAGGAGCCGGGAGTCTCCAAGGTGGTCAGCGTCAATCTGAACCGCCGCGACGAGAACACGACGCGGCGCGCAGTGGCCTAG
- a CDS encoding GH92 family glycosyl hydrolase, producing MDTLDLNRRTFLKLGSTAAFASCIGEAKAEPGQEPERKRGSSSSRLVEYVNPLQGTASTRLFSRGNTLPIVAMPFGMAHWTLQSNDQRGWFFQPQDERLQGVRCTHQLSPWLGDYGYATVLPFSGEAAPEPGKRASSYRPHELEIFPHRLKVQLMRYRCWLELTPTEHGAAMRFTFQGDGQRGVFLDLPGDDAEIEHDSANNLIRALTHQNEGGVQPGFATYYVFKSDTPIAQVEMKSFQKHRVAVVHFADSKVDTVHLRVGTSFISSDQATLNLNAEIGEKTFDDLAHEAAAVWEEALGRVHLQGATDTQLRTFYSCLYRTKLFPRMWHEKDATGKIVHRSPYNGKIELGVLFADHGYWDDYHAWYPMMALLYPERLTQILEGWVNALKEGGWFPQFPCPGYRGAMTGSLIDSVFGDAVAKGLTGFDLQTAYLGLKKHATQKGDPSKGYGRVGIEHYLKLGYVPSDAVEGGAAQTLDFAYGDFCIAQVARAAGMSEDAAMFEKRSQNWRKLFDPSTKFIRGRNADGSWLEPFDQYTWGGAYVEGGAWQYRFNVLHDPEGLMEQFGGREECVKLLEEMLTQAPVFHVGTYSEEIHEMSEMAAVDFGQYAHSNQPVHNVLYLFTAAGRRDRAQYWIHRVLNELYSPDNFAGDEDTGATSAWYILSSLGLFALCPGKPDWALGAPLFPSAEIRFSSGHVLRIDAKSHKAGAFYNQVRLDGVSKSSFIPHAELMRAKQLTFLAV from the coding sequence TTGGACACACTGGATCTCAATCGGCGTACATTTTTGAAGCTAGGGAGCACGGCTGCATTCGCATCGTGCATTGGAGAAGCCAAGGCTGAGCCTGGACAAGAGCCGGAGCGTAAGCGCGGCAGCTCATCGTCTCGTTTGGTGGAATACGTCAATCCCCTCCAGGGAACCGCATCCACACGACTCTTCTCTCGTGGAAACACTTTGCCGATCGTCGCTATGCCGTTCGGCATGGCGCACTGGACATTGCAATCCAACGATCAGCGCGGCTGGTTCTTTCAGCCGCAGGATGAGCGCCTGCAAGGGGTTCGCTGTACTCACCAGCTCAGCCCCTGGCTGGGCGACTACGGATACGCCACCGTACTCCCTTTCAGTGGAGAGGCCGCACCGGAGCCAGGCAAACGAGCTTCCTCCTATCGCCCTCACGAGCTTGAAATCTTTCCGCACCGTCTCAAGGTGCAACTCATGCGTTATCGCTGCTGGCTGGAGCTGACGCCGACAGAGCACGGCGCCGCGATGCGCTTCACCTTTCAGGGCGATGGCCAGCGCGGCGTTTTTCTCGATCTGCCCGGGGACGACGCAGAGATCGAGCATGACTCCGCAAACAACTTGATTCGTGCTCTGACCCACCAGAACGAAGGTGGCGTTCAGCCCGGTTTTGCGACCTACTACGTGTTCAAGTCGGATACTCCGATCGCACAAGTCGAGATGAAGTCGTTCCAGAAGCATCGTGTCGCCGTTGTCCACTTCGCGGATTCGAAGGTTGATACCGTGCATCTGCGTGTCGGCACCTCCTTCATCTCCTCCGATCAGGCGACGCTGAACCTCAACGCAGAGATTGGAGAAAAGACCTTCGACGATCTGGCGCATGAAGCGGCAGCAGTGTGGGAAGAGGCACTCGGCCGTGTTCATCTTCAGGGCGCTACGGACACACAACTGCGGACCTTCTATTCCTGCCTGTACCGCACGAAGCTGTTTCCACGCATGTGGCATGAGAAGGACGCTACCGGGAAGATCGTGCATCGCAGCCCTTACAACGGAAAGATCGAACTAGGTGTCCTGTTCGCTGACCACGGTTACTGGGATGACTACCACGCCTGGTACCCGATGATGGCTCTGCTCTATCCAGAACGACTGACGCAGATTCTCGAGGGGTGGGTCAACGCTCTCAAGGAAGGCGGCTGGTTCCCGCAGTTTCCATGCCCCGGCTATCGCGGTGCAATGACCGGCAGTCTTATCGACTCTGTCTTCGGTGATGCTGTAGCCAAGGGGCTGACTGGATTTGATCTTCAAACAGCCTATCTTGGCCTGAAAAAGCACGCGACACAAAAAGGCGATCCCTCCAAAGGCTATGGTCGCGTCGGCATTGAGCACTATCTGAAGCTGGGTTATGTCCCCAGCGACGCGGTTGAAGGCGGAGCAGCCCAGACGCTGGATTTCGCATATGGTGATTTCTGCATCGCTCAGGTTGCGCGTGCAGCCGGTATGTCTGAGGATGCGGCGATGTTTGAGAAGCGCTCGCAGAACTGGAGAAAGCTTTTCGATCCTTCTACGAAGTTCATTCGCGGCCGCAATGCGGATGGATCATGGCTTGAACCCTTCGACCAATACACATGGGGCGGAGCCTATGTGGAAGGCGGAGCCTGGCAATATCGCTTCAATGTCCTCCATGATCCAGAGGGACTCATGGAGCAGTTTGGGGGCAGAGAAGAGTGCGTGAAGCTCCTCGAAGAGATGCTGACCCAGGCCCCGGTCTTTCATGTCGGAACATACAGCGAAGAGATTCACGAGATGTCTGAGATGGCTGCTGTGGACTTCGGTCAGTATGCGCATTCCAACCAGCCGGTCCACAACGTGCTCTACCTGTTTACCGCGGCGGGCCGACGGGACAGGGCGCAATACTGGATCCACCGTGTCCTCAATGAGCTGTATTCTCCAGACAACTTTGCTGGCGACGAAGACACCGGTGCCACAAGCGCGTGGTACATTCTCAGCTCACTCGGCCTGTTTGCGCTTTGCCCCGGCAAGCCGGATTGGGCGCTGGGAGCACCGCTGTTTCCCTCTGCAGAGATTAGATTCTCTTCAGGCCACGTCCTTCGTATCGATGCGAAGAGTCACAAAGCGGGAGCGTTCTACAACCAGGTCAGGCTCGATGGTGTCTCCAAAAGCTCCTTCATCCCTCATGCTGAGTTGATGCGCGCAAAACAGCTTACGTTTCTTGCTGTGTAA